In the genome of Caulobacter flavus, the window AGCAGCCCGCCGGTGAGGGCGAAGGCGGCGGCGCGCGCCAGGTTGCGGAACAGGAAGCCGGCATAGCCGAACAGGGCCCCGTCGAAGTCCTTGAGGTTCTGCGCCTGCGCCGTCCGCATCAGGGTCAGGACGTAGGGATGGCAGCGGATCGCGCCCTGGCCGTAGATGATCAGGGTGCGGGTCATGATGTTGGCGCCCTCGACCGTGATGGCGATCGGGATCTGCTGGTAGGCGCGGGCCAGGAAGTTGCCCGGGCCCATGCAGACGCCCTTGCCGCCGACCACGTCCATGGCGTCGTTGACGACGATCCGGGCGCGCTCGGTCACGTGGTACTTGGCGATGGCCGAGACCACCGACGGCTTCTCGCCCTGGTCCAGGGCTGCGGCCGCCAGGCGGCGCAGGCTGTCGGAGGCGTAGAGGTGGCCGGCCATGCGGGCCAGCGGCTCCTGCACGCCCTCGAAGGCGCCGATCGGCATGTTGAACTGCCGGCGGATGGCGACATAGGCCCCGACCATGCCGACGGCCAGCTTGGACATGCCCACGTTGGACGACGGCAGCGAGATCGCGCGGCCGGCCGCCAGGCATTCCATCAGCATCCGCCAGCCGTTGCCCACCTGGGCCTGGCCGCCGATGACCATCTCCATCGGCACGAACACGTCGTCGCCGGTGATCGGGCCGTTCTGGAAGACCGCGTTCAGCGGCCAGTGGCGGCGGCCGATGTTCACCCCTGGATGGTCGCGCGGCAGCAGCACGCAGGTGATGCCCGGCTCGGCGCCCTGGCCCAGCAGGCCGTCGGGATCGACCGCGCGGAAGGCCAGGCCGATCACCGTCGCGATCGGCGCCAGGGTGATGTAGCGCTTGCGCCAGCTTACCCGGAAACCCAGCGTCTCGCGGCCATTCCAGGTCCCGCGGCAGACCACGCCCGTGTCGGTGATCGAGGCGGCGTCCGAGCCGGCATAGGGATTGGTCAGGGCAAAGCACGGGATCTCGTCGCCGCGCGCCAGGCGCGGCAGGTAGTGGTCCTTCTGGGCGTCGGTGCCGTAGTGCAGCAGCAGTTCGGCCGGACCCAGCGAGTTGGGCACCATCACCGACACGGCCGCGGCCGAGCAGCGGGTCGACAGCTTCTGCACCACCTGGCTGTGGGCGTAGGCCGAGAAGCCCAGGCCGCCGTAGCGCTTGGGAATGATCATCCCCAGGAAGCCCTTGTCGCGGGCGTATTCCCAGGCGGCCGGCGGCAGGTCCTGCCAGACCGAAGTGCTCTCCCAGTCGTTGGACAGGTCGCACAGGTGTTCGGCCTCGATGTCGAGGAAGCGCTGCTCCTCGGCCGACAGCTTCGGCGCGGGCGTGGTCAGAAGGCGCTTCCAGTCGGGCTTGCCGGCGAACAGCTCGGCGTCCCACCAGACGTTGCCGGCCTCGACGGCGGCCTGCTCGGTGGGGCTCATGCGCGGCATGATGCCGGCGAAGGCCTTCATGGCCGGCGCCGACAGCACGGCGGCGCGCAGCGGGCGGAAGGTGGTCAGCACCGCGATCGGCGCGGCCACGGCGGCCAGCACCAGCGTCGCGGTCGAGCCGATCACCCCGGCGGCGAAGCCCGCGCCTATCCATATGGCCGTGGCTGCCGCCCATAGGGCGGCCCTGGCCTGCACGAAGGTCAGCACGAAGGCGACGAGCGCGGCGGCGCCAATCCAGATCAGCATGGTCGCAATCCCCCGACCGGCGGGGCGGCCCCCGTCGGCTGATGTCAAAAGTCGGTTACTCGGAACGCGGCGGACAGCTGGCGGGCCGCCCTGTTACTCATCTTGAGCGGTGCTCAGCGCACGCGCTTCCAGGTCTGGGTGCGGCACAGCAGCGGGGCGATGCAGCCCTTCACCGCCAGGGTGTCGTCATCCAGGAGGGTAAGCGTGCCCGTCGAAGCGCCCTGCCCCGTCTCCGGGTCGTAGAGCGGCCCGCCGGACCAGGATCGTGGTCCACCGGAGAAGTTGGTCAGCACCGTCAGGTCCTTGAGACGACGGGTGCGCAGCTCGGCGTTGCGGTTGCGCACGTCCCGCTGGTCGGGATCGGCGCGCAGAGGCGCGGCGTCCTTCAGGCGGCCGCAATAGACCTCGCCGCAGCGTTCGATGGAGACCACGCCGTTCTCGGCCGAGGTGCGCCAGCGACCGGCAAGGCCGGCCTCCTGGGCCAGGGCGGGCGCGGCGCTCGCCGAGACCGCCAGCAGCGCCAGGGCCGCGAGCATCCGGATCATCCCTGGCCTCCCAGATAGGCGTTGCGCGTCTCCGGCGGCACCCGCTCGTAGAGCGTCGGGCGCGGGATCCGCAGGCGGGCGCGGGCGGCTTCCAGCGGTTCGGCCAGCAGCGCCTCGTAGTCCTCGCCCGGCAGCCACGCGGCCTTGCGGCCGTTGCGCCAGGCCTGCAGCACCGCCTTGCCGCACGGATGGCCCGTACGCGCCCGCATGAACTGCACCGCCGCCCCGGCGGCGATCAGGCCAAAGCCCGTGCTGCGGGTCTGCGGCAGCGAGAACGCCACCACGCAGGCCTCGCCCAGGGCGTCAGTCTGGTAGCCGGTCAGCACGTGCCAGATGTCGTGCACGTCGCGGATGCGGCGGGCGTACCAGGCGCGCGGGTGGGCCGCCTCGATCTCGGTGTCGGCGACCTTGTTGCTCTCCGCCGCCAGGCCGTAGGCCGACAGGTTGCGGCTGTCGACGAACGCCAGATAGGCGGCGCCGACGGTGCCTTCGGCGAATGTCGCCAGCCAGTCGCGGTCCTGCAGGCGGTCGGACAACTCGACCTGCTGATAGGCCTGGATGCCGCCCTGCGGCGTGTCCATCAGGCGCTGGTAGCCCCATTCGATCGAACGGCCCGCCAGGGCGTTCATGATCTCGAAGACCTGCGCGGTGTCCTCCTTGTCGGCCACCAGCCGGCTGAAGGCGCGCACCGCGCGGACCGGCTGGATGCGGCGAGGCGCCGCATGGGAAGGCGCGCGATTCTGGCCGTGAACTGGGCGCAGCGCGGGCGCGGTAGGCGCAGCTTGCACTTGCGGTTCCCCTTGTTGGAGCCTAATGAAAAAGCCTTATCTACATGAATGTCATTTACATCGATGTCAATTGAGAAAAGCGCAACTCGCCGTCGACGCCGCGTGCCCGAAGAAGCGCGCCGCGAAGCGATCGCCTCCGCGCGCGCTCTGCTGCTCTCGGGCGGACCCGATGCCGTGACATTGTCGGCGGTCGCCGGCGAGATCGGCGTGACCCACGCCAACCTCATCCATCACTTCGGTTCCGCGGCCGGCCTGCAGTCGGCGCTGATGGGCTCGATGGTCTCCGACCTGACCCAGGCCCTGGACGAAGCCATCGCCCGCCTGAAGACCGACGAAGGCGCGCCGCTGGAGCTGGTCAACGCGGTTTTCGACGCATTTGACACCGGTGGCGCGGGGCGACTGGCCGCCTGGATCACCCTGTCGGGGGATCTGTCGCATCTCGAGCCCGTCCGCGCGGCCGTGCAGAACCTGGTCGAGGCCATCGCCGACAAGATGGGCGCGCAGGACGCCCAGGCTCGCGAGGGCGTTGGCGCGGCGGTGATGTTCATCGCGCTCAGCGCCTTCGGCGAGGCCCTGATCGGCCCGCCGCTGCGCGACATGCTGAACCTGCCCGACGGCGCGGGCCGTCGCGTGGTCGCCAGCCTGCTGCCGCGCTTCCTGATCCCCAAGGCTTCGTCCACGAGCGCCTCGGCTACGTAAGGCGGCCGCCCCTCTTGCGAACGGCTCGCGCTGGGGCGACATTGGACGCGACCATGGGAAGCAAGGGGCTTTGGTGACGTCTGCCTTGGGCGATTGGACGGGACGGTTGATGACGGCTTTGGCCGCCATGCTCGTCGCCGTGTTCGTCGTGCAGGGACCGATGACCAGCCTCGACCGCGCCCTGCACGGTCCGCCCGGCGCCGTCGCCGCCCTCGACGAAGATCACGATCACGTCTTCCAGGGCCGCCTGACCTCGATCGACGTCCACTTCGACGCCTCGATCATCGAGGCCGACGATCCTGTCGCCCCGCATCATCACCATCACCACCACGACACCCCCTCGGTGTTCGGATCGCTCGAAGACCTGCCGCGCCCCGCCGCGCGCCATGTCGACGAGCGTCTGTGGGCGCTGGCCCAGCAGCGGCTGACCGGCATCGGCGGCCCCCAGCAGGAACGCCCGCCCAAGGAAGCCCTCGCACACGTCGCCTGAAGCCGCGCGGCCGCCGCCGCGCTTTCCGACCTGTTTCGAGGACCTTTCATGCATTCCGTCATCCACGGCCGCCGCGCGCGGTCCTGGCTGCTCGCCACGGCGCTCGCCCTGGCGACGCCCCTGGCCGCGCAGGCCAGCCCCCTGACCCTGGCCGAGGCGCTGGGGCGCACGGCCGCCGCCGATCCCGCCCGCCCCGCCGTCGCCGCCAGGCTGTCGGCCGCCGAAGCCGGCGTGCGCCAGGCCGGCGTCCGGCCCAATCCCGTCGTCGGCGTCGACGTCGAGGACCTGGCCGGCTCGGGCCCCTACTCCCTGATCGATCGCGCCCAGGCCACGCTCTACTACGAGCAGACCCGCGAGCGCGGCGGCAAGCGCGCCGCCCGCGTGGCCCTGGCCCGGGGCGACATCGCGCTGTCGCGCCTGCGCGACGACGTGCGCGTGCTCGACCTGCTGCACGAGGCCGACCTAGCCTGGGTCGAGGCCGTCTATGCCGAAGCCGAGGCCGCCCTCGCCGCCGACCGCCTGGCCCTGGCCGAACGCGCCCGTGGCGAGGTCTCGCGCCGGGTGAAGGCCGCCCGTGACCCGCTGTTCGCCGGCGCCCGCGCCGACGCCCAGGTCGCCGAGGCTCGCATCGCTCTCGCCCAGGCCCAGACCCGCGCCGCCGACGCCCGCCGGGCGCTGGCCGCCTACTGGGGCGGCGGAGAGATCGAGATCGACGCCGCGGTGCTGGAGGACCTGTCGGTCGCCGGCCGCGCCGCGGGTCCGGCCTCGCCGGCGGACCTGGCCTTGCTCGACGCCCAGCGCGACCTGGCCTCGGCTCGCGTCCGGGTCGAAGAAAGCAAGGCCGTGCAGGATCCGACCTGGCGCGCCGGCCTGCGCTATCTCAACGACGAAGGGGCCGTGGCCGCCGTGGTCGGCGGCTCGATCCCGCTGGGCCGCTACGATACCAATCGCGGCGCCATCGACCAGGCCCGGGCCGAGCGCCAGGCCGCGGACCTCGATCTGGCCGGCGCGCGCAGCGTGCTGGAGCGCAGGATCGCCGCGACCCAGGCGTCCCTGGCCCAGAAGGCCGCCGAGGCCCGCCGCATCCAGGCCGAGGTCGTGCCGGCCAACGCCCGGACGGTCGACCTCGTCCGCGACGGCTTCAATCGGGGCGGCTTTTCCTATCTCGACGTGCTGGAGGCCCAGAAGGCCCTGATCGAGGCCAGGAGCCGGCGCCTGGCCGTGCTGAAGGCCTTCCAGGTCGACCGCGCCCAGCTAGACCGTCTGACCGGCGCCCACGCGCGCCTGATCCCCGCTTCCCCGGAGTCTGTCCGATGACCCGCCGCTTCATGCGCGTTTCCGCGCCCCTGGCCCTGGCGATCGCCGGCGCCCTGACCCTCGCCGCCTGCGGCGACGCCCCGGCCAAGCCCGAAAGCCACGCCGAAGAGACCGAAAAGCGCGGTCCTCACGGCGGCCGTATGCTCTACGACGGCGACCTCTCGCTCGAGATCACCATCTTCGAGGACGGGATCGAGCCCGAGTTCCGCGTCTACGCCTATCGCAAGGACAAGGCGTTGGCGCCTGGCGAGGTCCAGCTGTCGATGACGCTGACCCGCCTCGACGGCGAGGTGAACCGCTTCGCCTTCAAGCCCCAGGACGACTACCTGCGCGGCCAGGGCGTGGTGGCCGAGCCGCATTCGTTCGACGTCGCGGTCACCGCCGTCGTCGGCGGCAAGACCAGCAACTGGCGCTACGAGTCCTACGAGGGGCGCACGACCATTTCCGCCCAGGCCGCCAAGGCCGGCGGCGTGCACACCGAGGTCGCCGGTCCCGCCCCGATCGCGCAGCTGGTCGACATGGCTGGCCGGGTCGAGATCACCCCCGAAGGCAAGGGCGAGGTCCGCGCCTGGTATCCGGGCCGGATCATGAGCCTTTCCGGCCAGCTGGGCGCGAGCGTCCGCAAGGGCCAGGTCCTGGCTCGCGTGGAATCCAGCGAGAGCCTGCAGACCTATTCGATCCCCGCCCCGATCAGCGGCGTCATCGTCGAGAAGAACCTCAATGTCGGCGACGTGGCCATGGAACGGCCGATCTTCGTGATCGCCGATCCCACCAAGCTGCACGCCGAGTTCTTCGTCTATCCGCGCGACGCCGAGAAGGTGCGCGTCGGCCAGCCGGTCGAGGTGCGCAGCCTGTCGGGCGACACCCGCCTGACCGCGCAGGTCGAGGCGGTGCTGCCGACCGCCGATCTGGTCAGCCAGACGCTTCTGGCCCACGTCCACCTGCCCGGCGGCGCCGACAGCGCCTTCAGGCCTGGCATGGGCGTCGAAGGCTCGTTCCAGGTCGGCGCCCAGACCGCGCCGCTGGCGGTGCGGACCAAGGCGATCCAGCGCTTCCGCGACATGCCCGTCGTCTTCGTCAAGGTGCGCGACACCTATGAGGTCCGGATGCTGGAGATCGGCCGCCAGACCCCCGAGTGGACGCAGGTGCTCTCGGGCCTCAAGCCTGGCGCCGAGTACGTCGTCGACGGCGCCTTCCTGATCCGCGCGGACATCGAGAAGTCCGGCGCGAGCCACGACCACTGAAGGAGGCGAAAATGCTCGAACGCATCGTCGCCGCCGCGATCCGGCTGCGCTGGGTCGTGCTGGCGCTCGTCGCCGTGGCCGTTGCCGTGGGGGTCTGGAGCTTCCAGCGCCTGCCGATCGACGCCACGCCCGACATCACCAACGTCCAGGTGCAGATCAATACCGAGGCGCCCGGCTTCTCGCCGCTGGAGGCCGAGCAGAGGGTCACCTTCCCGGTCGAGACGGCCATCGCCGGCCTGCCGGGGCTGCAATATACCCGCTCGATCTCGCGTTACGGCCTCAGCCAGGTCACCGTCGTCTTCAAGGACGGGACCGACATCTACTTCGCCCGCCAGTTGGTGGGGGAGCGGCTGCAAAGCGCGCGCGGCCAGCTGCCGCCTGGCCTGACGCCGGAGCTCGGCCCCATCTCCACGGGCCTGGGCGAGATCTTCATGTACACCGTCGAGGCGAGGCCCGGCGCCCGACGTCCCGACGGCAAGGCCTGGGGGCCCGAGGACCTGCGCACCCTGCAGGACTGGGTGATCCGGCCCCAGCTGCGCAACACGCCTGGGGTGACCGAGGTCAACACCATCGGCGGCTTCGAGCGGCAGTTCCACGTCACGCCCGTCCCCGCCCGCCTGTCGGCCTACGGCCTGACCATGGGCGACGTAGTCGCGGCGCTGGAACGCAATAACGCCAATGTCGGGGCCGGCTACCTGGAGCGCTACGGCGAGCAGGTGCTGGTGCGCGTGCCCGGCCAGGCCGCGGGGATCGCCGACCTGTCGGCGGTCATCGTCGCCAGCCGCAACGGCGCGCCGATCCGCGTCGCCGACGTCGCCGACATCGGCCTGGGCCAGGAGCTGCGCACCGGCGCGGCCACCGAGAACGGCCAGGAGGTGGTGCTGGGCACCGTGTTCATGCTGGTGGGCGAGAACAGCCGCACCGTGGCCCGCGCCGCCGCCGCCCGCCTGGAAGAGGCCGCCAAGGCGCTGCCGCCGGGCGTCACGGCCAAGCCGATCTACGACCGCACCGACCTGGTCGACCGGGCCATCGCCACCGTCGAGAAGAACCTGCTGGAAGGCGCCCTACTGGTCATCGTCGTGCTGTTCCTGCTGCTGGGCAACATCCGCGCTGCCCTGATCACGGCGGCGGTCATCCCGCTGTCGATGCTGCTGACTATCACCGGCATGGTCCAGGCCGGCGTGTCGGGCAACCTGATGAGCCTGGGCGCGCTCGACTTCGGCCTGATCGTCGACGGGGCGGTGATCATCGTCGAGAACTGCCTGCGACGCCTGGGTGAGGCCCAGCATCGCCACGGCCGCCTGCTGACCCGCGACGAGCGTTTCGCGCTGGTCGCCTCGGCCGCCGGCGAGGTGATCCGCCCCTCGCTGTTCGGGATCCTGATCATCACCCTGGTCTATGTACCGATCTTCGCCCTCACCGGCGTCGAGGGAAAGATGTTCCACCCGATGGCGATCACCGTGGTCATCGCCCTGACGGCGGCGCTGGTGCTGTCGTTGACCTTCGTTCCCGCCGCCGTGGCCATGTTCGTCACCGGCAAGGTGCAGGAGAAGGAAAGCCGCATCATGACCGGCGCCCGGCGGCTCTACGAGCCGGCCCTGGAGACGGCCCTGCGCCTGCGCGTTCCGTTCGTCGCCGGCGCAGCGGTGCTGGTGGTCCTGGCGGCCCTCGCCGCCTCGCGCATGGGCTCGGAGTTCGCGCCCAGCCTCGACGAGGGCGACATCGCCATGCACGCCATGCGCATCCCGGGCACGAGCCTCTCCCAGGCCGTGACCATGCAGGCGGCGCTGGAGAAGCGGATCGCCCGCTTCCCCGAGGTCGAGCGGGTGGTGGCCAAGATCGGCACCGCCGAGGTCGCCACCGACCCGATGCCGCCTTCGGTGGCCGACACCTTCATCCTCCTGAAGGACCGCAAGGACTGGCCCGATCCGCGCAAGCCGCGCGCCAGGCTGGTGGCCGAGCTGGAGGCGGCCGTCGGCGAGGTTCCCGGCAGCAATTACGAGTTCACCCAGCCGATCCAGATGCGGTTCAACGAACTGCTGTCGGGCGTGAGGGCCGACGTGGCCGTCAAGGTCCACGGCGACGATCTCGAGCAGCTGCTGGCGGTCGGCGAGAAGATCGGCGCCGTGGTCGAGGGGGTCTCCGGCGCCCAGGACGTCGGGGTCGAGCAGGTCACCGGCCTGCCCGTCCTGCAGATCACGCCGGACCGCGCCGCCCTCGCCCGCCTCGGTCTCAATGTCGACGACGTGCAGTCGGTGGTGGCCACGGCCATCGGCGGCACGGTCACCGGCCAGGTGTTCGAGGGCGACCGGCGGTTCGACGTGGTCGTGCGGCTGCCCGAGAGCGAGCGCGGCAAGGTCGACGACGTCGGCCGGCTGCGTATCCCTTTGCCGGGAAGCCCCGACCAGCCGCGCGGCTTCGTGCCCTTGCAGGACGTCGCGCGGATCGAGACGGTGATCGGTCCCAACCAGATCAGCCGCGAGGACGGCAAGCGCCGCGTGGTGGTCACGGCCAATGTCCGCGGCCGCGACCTGGGTTCGTTCGTCGACGAGGTGCGCGACAAGGTCGGGGCCGAGGTCGAGCTGCCGGCGGGCTACTGGGTCACCTACGGCGGCGCCTTCGAGCAGCTGATCTCGGCGGCCAAGCGGCTGCAGCTGGTGGTTCCGGCCGCCCTGCTGCTGATCTTCGGCCTGCTCTACGCCCTGTTCCGTTCGGCCAAGGATGCGGGCATCGTCTTTTCCGGCGTGCCCCTGGCGCTGACCGGGGGCGTCGCGGCCCTGCTGCTTCGCGGCCTGCCGCTGTCGATCTCGGCCGGCGTCGGCTTCATCGCGCTCTCGGGCGTTGCGGTGCTGAACGGCGTGGTGATGCTGAGCTTCATCCGCTCGCTGCGGCAGGACGGCACGGACCTCGACCAGGCGATCCGCGAGGGCGCCCTGGCGCGGCTGCGGCCGGTGCTGATGACGGCCCTGGTGGCCAGTCTCGGCTTCGTGCCTATGGCCTTCAACGTCGGGGCCGGGGCCGAGGTGCAGCGGCCGCTGGCCACCGTGGTCATCGGCGGGATCGTCTCGTCCACCCTGCTGACCCTGCTGGTGCTGCCGGCCCTCTATCGGCTGGCTCATCAGGTCCGACTGCGGCCTTAAGCCGCTGTTCAGGCGCGATTAATCCTGAAGCGCCGATCGTGGGGTCGTGCCCGCCCCGGATCCCGGTTCGCCAGCCAAGGCGCAGCCGGGGTCCGGGCCTCAGCTTTCGGATTTCACGCCATGCTTGCCCGCAAACAACCCAAGACGCCCTTTCCCGTGGCGGACGGCGACACCGTCGAACTCGTCCTGCGCTGCGGCCACCGCGCCCGCGCCTCGGTGCTCGGTTCCGCCGGCGGCCTGATCGAACTGGCCTACCGCAAGGCCGACGACCGCTGCGGCCACGCCTATGTCGACGCCGCCACGTTGCAGCCCGGCCAGAACGCCCGCTGGGCCTTCACGGCCCGCCCGCCGGCTTAGGCCACCGGCCAGATCAGCGTCGTCCGGCCGCCGCTTTCGTCGCCCACACGATCACCGCAGTCGACAGCAACACCCCGCTCAGCAGCGCCCCGACCGCCAGTATGCCGGCCGGCGTGACGCGAACCTCCGCGCGATAGCGCAGAGGTCCGGCCTCGAATTCGGCCACGGCCGTCTCCGGGGCGTGATCGGCGATCAGATCGTAGGGCATGGCGGTCCAGCGGCTGGAGGCGGCAAGGCCCTGCGACCTTAACGCGATCGACCGCCGCCGTCGCGTTCCCGATCAGAACCGCCAGCTCAGCGCCGCACCCCATGTACGCGGCTTGCCCGGGAAGCGCACCACGGTGTTGGCGTTGCTGCTGACGGCGGTCCAGTAGTATTCGTCGGTCAGATTGCGCCCCCACAGCGACAGCTCCCAGCCCTTGTCGGGCGAAGATATCCCGATGCTGCCGTTCAGCAGGCCGTAGCTGTCGATGACGAACAGTGGATTGCCCTCCAGGTCGGCGCTCGACTTGGCCTGCCAGCGGCCGTTCAGCGCCGCCTGCAGCTTCAGGCCATTGGCCAGGTCGTGGTCGAACAGGGCGGTCAGGCCGCCCTGGAACTTCGGGCTGTATAAAAAAGGCCGTCCGTCGAAGTCCTGGGGCTGACCGGCGCCGTTGATGCCGGTGTAGCCCTGGACCTCGGTGTGCAGCCAGGTCGCCGAGGCGAGGAGGGTGAGAGACTTGGTCGCGCGCCAGGTGATGTCGCCGTCCAGGCCCCGGGCCATGCCTTCCGGCACGTTGGCCAGGCGCGACAGGGCCGTATAGATCGGGTCGGCGAACGACACGCTGAGCTGCTTGTCGGTATAGTCGTAGTAGAAGACGCCCAGGTTGGCCTGCACGCGCCGCTCGAACAGCGCCGCCTTCACGCCCAGCTCGTAGGCGGTCAGCAGTTCCTGCCGCGCCGGGGCGTTCTGGGTCGAGATGTTGGCCGCGTTGATCGGCGTCGCGCCGGCCTTGGCCCCGCGCGAGATCGAGCCGTAGACCAGCACGTCGTCCGAAGCCTGCCAGTCCAGCGCCGCGCGCCAGGCGAAGTTGTCCTCGTCCAGCGTCGAGCGCACGAAGCCGAAGCTGGCGGTGGCCGGATCGAAGGTGTTGCACGACCCTTGCGTGATCGGCGCCACCAGGCCGTAGACGCTGAAGAACAGCGCCCGGTTCACGACGTTGACGTTGGGCAGCATGTTGCCGTTGAAGTCGCGCGAGCAGCCCACATAGTCCTGCTTGTCCTGGCTGTAGCGCAGGCCGACCGTCAGTTTCAGAGTTTCGGTCAACTGCCTGTCAGCGTTGGCGAAAACGCTCCAGGTGTCGGTCGCGATGTTGCCGACGTCCTCGTAGGTGCGGAACGCCTGGCTCATCTGCAGGGCGGTGTAGCCGCCGCTGTTGAAGGGCGTGGCCAGCAGGGTCGAGCCGTAGAACCGGATCAGGCCCACATTGGCGTTCTGGCCCAGGATCGTGCGGTTCATGTCGAGGATCTCGTCGTGGGCGATATAGCCCCCGACCAGCCACGAGCCCTTTTCCGTGCGCCCTTCCAGCCGCAGTTCCTCGGCCGTGGACTCGATGTCGCCGTGCGCCTTCTGCACCAGGATTTCGTAGGGCGCGCCGCTCCAGTCGAACACCGCGTCGCGCCGCAGCTTGTTGTAGCTGGTCAGCGAGATCAGGCTGACGTCGTCGGAAAGGTGCCAGGCCAGCCGCAGCTTGGCCGCGTCGAACCGGTCGTCCTCCTCGGCCGGATCGCCGATGCCCAGGCCCGTGCCGACGTCGGCGCCGCGCACCGACAGCGGGGCCCAGTCGGCCTGGGTGGCCGAGGTCGGCTTGTTGGCCGCGACGTAGCTCACCAGGCCCGCGGCGTTGAACGGGCTGGCCGCCGTCGCGGGCGTGAAGCCGATCGCCTGGGCGGCCACGGTGTCGGACCGGTTGCGCCAGCCGGCGTAGGAGAAGTCGATGTCGACCTTGTCGCTGGGCTGAGCGGCCAGCGACAGGCGCCAGCCCTGCCGGCGGACCTCGCCCAGGCGCTCGTCGCGGCTGTTGCTGACCTGCCAGCCCTCGCCGCTGTATTCGGTGCGGAAGGCCAGGCGCGCCTGGACCTTCTCGCCCAGCGGACCGCTGAAATAGCCCTCCAGGTTGCGCGTCTGGTAGTTGCCGGCCTCGGCCGTCAGCCCGGCCTCGAACGCCTCGGTCGGTTTGTTGGTCACGAAGTCGACCAGGCCCGCCGTGGTGTTGCGGCCGTACAGCGTGCCCTGCGGGCCCTTCAGCACCTCGACCCGCTCCAGGTCGAACATCGGGCCGGTGTTCATGAACGGATAGGCGTAGGCGACCTCGTCGACATAGGTGCCGACGGTCGAGGTGGCCGACAGGTTGATGGTGTTGAAGCCGATGCCGCGCAGCGTATACGTCGGCACGCCCTGGTAGCTCTGGCTGACCGTGAAGCTGGGCGCCACCGTCGACAGGTCCTTGGGGTCGGTGACCCGCAGCTGCTGCAGGGTCTGGCCGCTGAAGGCCTGGATCGGCATGCCGATGTCGTTGGCCGCCTCCTCGCGGCGCTGGGCCGTGACGACGACCGTCTCGATGGCCAGGCTGTCCTTTTCGTCCTGGACGGGCTTGGCGGCCGGGCCTTGGGCCCAGACGGGCGCCGCCATCGACAGGGCCATGGCCGACGCCCCCAGCGTCAGCGCGAGACGCAACGATCCTTGCATGCGAAACCTCCCTCGGCCGCGTCTTCGTTGGACGCTGGCTCTATCGGAGCGTGCGGTGGCCTGGGGCCTCTAACAAGCTATCGGAACTGATAGGGTCCCACCCCTGCCTCACAGCCCCAGCACCAGCTTGGCGATGATGTCGCGCTGGATCTCGTTGGAGC includes:
- a CDS encoding acyl-CoA dehydrogenase: MLIWIGAAALVAFVLTFVQARAALWAAATAIWIGAGFAAGVIGSTATLVLAAVAAPIAVLTTFRPLRAAVLSAPAMKAFAGIMPRMSPTEQAAVEAGNVWWDAELFAGKPDWKRLLTTPAPKLSAEEQRFLDIEAEHLCDLSNDWESTSVWQDLPPAAWEYARDKGFLGMIIPKRYGGLGFSAYAHSQVVQKLSTRCSAAAVSVMVPNSLGPAELLLHYGTDAQKDHYLPRLARGDEIPCFALTNPYAGSDAASITDTGVVCRGTWNGRETLGFRVSWRKRYITLAPIATVIGLAFRAVDPDGLLGQGAEPGITCVLLPRDHPGVNIGRRHWPLNAVFQNGPITGDDVFVPMEMVIGGQAQVGNGWRMLMECLAAGRAISLPSSNVGMSKLAVGMVGAYVAIRRQFNMPIGAFEGVQEPLARMAGHLYASDSLRRLAAAALDQGEKPSVVSAIAKYHVTERARIVVNDAMDVVGGKGVCMGPGNFLARAYQQIPIAITVEGANIMTRTLIIYGQGAIRCHPYVLTLMRTAQAQNLKDFDGALFGYAGFLFRNLARAAAFALTGGLLIGAPAGSAPQLGRYYRAATRFSTLLALASDLSMATVGGALKRKGALTGRLGDMLSQLLILSSALKRFEDEGRPAEDLPLVHWAAQDALARASEAWRSLLANHPSRVVAFVLGVVGAGVGRAAPDDRVSAEVAALVQRHGPARDRLLAGSWTPRIEVDPIAATAVAFDLHPQVEAIERRLKPEIAAGRIARAPQNLTLLDAWAGEVEARGLISGAERDLFARFAVLADMAIQVDDFPQDFGLARRGGKRAAKREKVAQ
- a CDS encoding DUF2147 domain-containing protein, producing the protein MIRMLAALALLAVSASAAPALAQEAGLAGRWRTSAENGVVSIERCGEVYCGRLKDAAPLRADPDQRDVRNRNAELRTRRLKDLTVLTNFSGGPRSWSGGPLYDPETGQGASTGTLTLLDDDTLAVKGCIAPLLCRTQTWKRVR
- a CDS encoding Coq4 family protein is translated as MQAAPTAPALRPVHGQNRAPSHAAPRRIQPVRAVRAFSRLVADKEDTAQVFEIMNALAGRSIEWGYQRLMDTPQGGIQAYQQVELSDRLQDRDWLATFAEGTVGAAYLAFVDSRNLSAYGLAAESNKVADTEIEAAHPRAWYARRIRDVHDIWHVLTGYQTDALGEACVVAFSLPQTRSTGFGLIAAGAAVQFMRARTGHPCGKAVLQAWRNGRKAAWLPGEDYEALLAEPLEAARARLRIPRPTLYERVPPETRNAYLGGQG
- a CDS encoding TetR/AcrR family transcriptional regulator, giving the protein MSIEKSATRRRRRVPEEARREAIASARALLLSGGPDAVTLSAVAGEIGVTHANLIHHFGSAAGLQSALMGSMVSDLTQALDEAIARLKTDEGAPLELVNAVFDAFDTGGAGRLAAWITLSGDLSHLEPVRAAVQNLVEAIADKMGAQDAQAREGVGAAVMFIALSAFGEALIGPPLRDMLNLPDGAGRRVVASLLPRFLIPKASSTSASAT
- a CDS encoding TolC family protein, whose translation is MHSVIHGRRARSWLLATALALATPLAAQASPLTLAEALGRTAAADPARPAVAARLSAAEAGVRQAGVRPNPVVGVDVEDLAGSGPYSLIDRAQATLYYEQTRERGGKRAARVALARGDIALSRLRDDVRVLDLLHEADLAWVEAVYAEAEAALAADRLALAERARGEVSRRVKAARDPLFAGARADAQVAEARIALAQAQTRAADARRALAAYWGGGEIEIDAAVLEDLSVAGRAAGPASPADLALLDAQRDLASARVRVEESKAVQDPTWRAGLRYLNDEGAVAAVVGGSIPLGRYDTNRGAIDQARAERQAADLDLAGARSVLERRIAATQASLAQKAAEARRIQAEVVPANARTVDLVRDGFNRGGFSYLDVLEAQKALIEARSRRLAVLKAFQVDRAQLDRLTGAHARLIPASPESVR
- a CDS encoding efflux RND transporter periplasmic adaptor subunit, giving the protein MTRRFMRVSAPLALAIAGALTLAACGDAPAKPESHAEETEKRGPHGGRMLYDGDLSLEITIFEDGIEPEFRVYAYRKDKALAPGEVQLSMTLTRLDGEVNRFAFKPQDDYLRGQGVVAEPHSFDVAVTAVVGGKTSNWRYESYEGRTTISAQAAKAGGVHTEVAGPAPIAQLVDMAGRVEITPEGKGEVRAWYPGRIMSLSGQLGASVRKGQVLARVESSESLQTYSIPAPISGVIVEKNLNVGDVAMERPIFVIADPTKLHAEFFVYPRDAEKVRVGQPVEVRSLSGDTRLTAQVEAVLPTADLVSQTLLAHVHLPGGADSAFRPGMGVEGSFQVGAQTAPLAVRTKAIQRFRDMPVVFVKVRDTYEVRMLEIGRQTPEWTQVLSGLKPGAEYVVDGAFLIRADIEKSGASHDH